The sequence below is a genomic window from Ipomoea triloba cultivar NCNSP0323 chromosome 10, ASM357664v1.
TTTAATGGTCAATCCAATTTAATTATGACCAACTTTTCAAGAcaattttatgtaaattttttaattgtaaattattatacggagtaatattatattatatacacgtTTGATTAAGAAGATGTTGacgccaaggaccttgtggtccagtggcatcaaacccttcccttttaCTGATTCTtgtgtaatagagttagtagtattcaaaaaaaaaaaaagaagatgttgacaataattaaattcatatttttttatatatgctCAAACAACATGATAATGCCAACATCCTTAATTGGGATGGGACTTGAACCTGAGACCTtccatttagaatggtaacagtGATGTCATCAAACCACAAGATACTTGGtgaatttagttaattttaacaATTGAAATGAGCGACGCAAAATAAAGTGCAAATGGGGGAGGAAATAgcactttattattattaagaatagAAATGAGCAAATTAAAAGCTTTCACTAGTGCGGAGTAGCACGActaaaagaaggaaaatgagGGGTCCGTAATTAAGCGTATCAATCATTACACGTAGCGGAAAATGGAATGCCAAAAGAGAAATATTGAACTGCCCCTTTGAGGTAGCTTAGCCCTCTCATTTTGATTTCGCTATCAAAACTCCACCAACCCCTTTACTAAAAGTCGTGCGcctcccttttaaatgtttaattgatGACTCTCTTTTTTGAGTTTGAACCTTAATGCCCCCAACTTCACTATACTTCATTACATTTACAGCCACTCcctatattatttttcacttttaataaagaaaaaggaaatattGGGCTAGCTCTATGAATACCGACTCATGAGCAAGTAGATGGCAAGTCAACGGTCAATTCGCCTCCACTAAAACTAGATCTCATGATTTTTTATATGGGAGAATCACTACATATCATCTGAGTACAatgtgctttatttatttattaaatttggtTTAGACACATATTTTGTGTTCATAtgcacataatttcataacacaaaacatataaattcataacattacgcataattactaatttgttttaggtacaaaatttacACTTTTAACTTTAGGTATAGAATTTCATAACGTAtaacacaaaaactcacaacataagacacatataCATGCATCAGAGTTTACAGTACACAGTAAACCCTAGTCATTGGTATAAGGATTGCAAAAAGATGTGATATGTGATAGTCCTAATGAATTATAGGTACATGTAGACATGTAGCCATGAAACAATATCAGAGTTAGTAAGGCTTGAGATTGGGATTTTCCAGTGTAGATTAGGGATGTCTAGTAGAGAGTTGATCCCAGTCCTATCAAATAGAGGCGAAGGCAAATATTGCAATGTAGACcatgaataaatatgtatttttaatatattgaatgtacattatttgtataataaaagtaaataatatactttcagttcaaaagttaaacatttttttttgaaatataatgtatttcaaaagttaaacatttaatgtattaaaaatatatctttaatataataaaaatatatattacgtaaggtggaccatgatctataatataatgattGAGTGGGCAGCATAAAATTAGCCCACTCAACTCAAGATTGGGCCAACTCCAAACTTGTGAAAGCTGAAAGGGAGGCCTCCAAGCTTAGATAATGTTCACCTGTCTCTAACACTCTTGAACTCTAAATTagcttctatttttttttttttctatataatgGAAAGTAGCACAAAACAACTGTAAAAAACATGACAAGACTACAATACAATAAGCTATTAGGAGTGGATGAAGCCCTTCATCTACTCATGGAGTATCAAACTTTTCATCAATTTCGAGTTGTCTACAAGAGTAGAAAATATggtaaaaacaaatttttgtatCACTGCATAGAAACCATACAAATATAACCTTATATATACAAGGCTGGCCTAGCCTCAATGTAGGTTGTATATAACACAGGCCAAAGATCCCCGAGTCTTTATGTCCACACTGGCATGTTCAATCAGGTTGATGCACTGTTCCAAGGAATATATACATTACATTACTTGTTACACAACACATTCACCCTTTCTTCCCACTATTTATCGTCTCCAGCTAGGTTTCTGCTCATCATCACCCACTTCATCCTTGGGAGCTAATCCATCTCTATCGTTACTAGTTCGCGTATAGAGAGGAGCAGTTTCTTGAGTTGCTCTGGGTTCCTGCGTAATGCAGATTAGAAGCTCAGAACAAAGTTTAATATGTAGTGTTCATCTGCCAGTGTTCTTCCTCTGATGAACTTGTTCCACAACATATGGTTGCAATCCATGGTTAGCGGAGAAATGAAATATAATCACGCCAAGAAATGTATATTCCGAGGTTTCAAGTCCCATCTCAGTTCAAGCCTCAAGGGTTACATATTATGTGGAAGAGTTACTATAAATAGGTTAGATTGCAGTTTTTTTCCACCTAAGAGGCCAAGAAAGATGATTTCATTATCTAAAGTAAGTAGGATTGAAAGGATTGCTTACAGCCCGGAAAGGGAATTCATCAGCCTCGAGCATATTGACAATTTGTCCCATCTTTGGTCGCTTGTTTGCATCCAAATCTATGCATCGAAGACAAACCAGCAATGCCCGCTTTAGGATTCTTGGAGGTGGATGAACCTTAATTAGGGGATCAACCAATTCTTCTCCTCGGCGATTGGCTACCATTCCTTTAAACCATTCAACCAGGTTCATCTGCGATTTGGGGAATCAGAGTCAGAGTCAGAATAACCATAAAGCATGTTTCCATGTGATTCATATTTATAAagtttccttctttttctttgtctTGTTATCTGTGACTGCATTTTTTAGGGCTGGGGACAGGTGTTTGATGAGGTAGAACCTATACTGACCTCTCCAGGTGGTCTGGAATAATCAACTGGACTTCTTCCAGTAATAATTTCCATGAGTAGAATACCAAAGCTATACACATCACAACCCTCATTGAGCATACCGGTGCTGGCATAGTCTGGAGAAACATATCTGCATTCATTAGGCATGTTGCAGATAATTAGAATGAAGTATGATGACTCATGTTAGCAGGATTATAATAGTCACATAGGAATTAGAAAGGAACAAACCCAAAAGTTCCCATGACACGGGTGGTCACGTAGCTTTTCTCTGATCCTAGCAGCTTGGCAAGTCCAAAGTCGGATACTTTGGCATTCCATTTTCTATCCAAAAGAATATTACCTGACTTGACATCACGATGTACAACTTTGGGTTCCAAACCTTCATGCAAATAGGCAAGTCTGTCATGGAGAAACTCTGAGTGAGAACAACAATTTGCAGGTTTGATGCAAAGAGAAGGGAACACGGAAAGCATCAAAGCAGAACCATGCAACAGAGAAGTGAATATAATAAGCAGAATGGGTATTACCAGTAATACAGtatgaacaaaaaaagaaaaagcaggGATTGTATTTCACCACATGAAGAAGGTAACAACAATAAATTCTCTAAAGCAGGAGCCTCAATGGAATCCCACTTCTCATACTGGCATACTCCATAGGAAAGTGGAAGGTTtagttaaattgttttttttcaaaatctatGCACAGAAAAATAAATACGCCGTAGTAGACAAGAGCATTATAGAGATGTAGGCTAAAAAGAGCCACATCAACAAAAACCACAATTTATTGAATTCTGAAGATGAGGGGAACTATTACCCTCTTGCAGTACCAATAGCGATTTTCATTCGAATATCCCAGGTTAGGGGACTAACAGGCCCTACATCCCCATGTAACCACTGCTCCAAATTGCCATTATTGATGTACTCGTACACAAGTAACCTGATCAAGTAATGAGCATGGTTATGTTCTACCTTGGAAATGAGGATCGTCAACACCATTGGCAATACAAGTCGTTAAAGAGGCAAGTTAACCAACATAAAGCACATATACCTTTGAGTCCCTTCAGCACAATAACCAAGCAAACCCACCAGGTTTTTATGTCTTACTCTGCCAATGGCCTCAACTTCTACCTTGAACTCCTTTTCTGCCTGACCCCTACAGACAAGCAGATAATGAATGTAACTAATTATTCCCAAGCAGGGCTCACTACTAGCTAtacatcattttttattttttttgtttaaaaaaaaaaagaagctataCATCATTTTTACATTCAGGCACTCCATTCATACCAGTGTAGCATAATCAAATGAAACTTTGGAAGTGTGTCAAAAGTAGGAGTACCATTGCATTTCAGTGGCATCACTGGCATGTGTATGATGTGCCATGTGATGCAAAAGCTGCAGAGTACATAATTTTCCATTTGCAATTTTCATACCaatcacagttgagtgtaagaTTCGGTTATTGGCAGAGTGCTCATGAGATTACAATCATGATGCCCAGTCTTTTCTTCAATTGTTAAATCAATTTACACAGCATGCAATCTTATCAGTTATAGGGGTCAAATAATTTATCACCGGGAACCCCAGCCAAGTTGATACAATATTATACTCTCAGCAAGAGCAATCTATTGGTCTTTTTTAGCAGATTAGCTAGGGCAACTTCGTTGTATGGAATATTTATTCTGAGCCATCTTCGTTGTATGGAATATTTATTCTGAGCCATGTGACATGTATAACAAAAAGTAACAAAGACGAGGGAGCCATAATGCAGAGAGGAATGAAAAGTAGAAAAATAATTAGTTGAGGATGgaaagaacaaaaagaaataaagaagaaagTAGTCTCTAGCTTTGCTTTTACTAAAGCATATCAATATGAGCTTAGTCAAAAGATCCAGATCTAAGGAGCTTGGATACTCTTTCCGTCAAAAGACTTGCCGAAAataaatgcaaaaaataaaCAGTTACTCGCAACTCTCGCCGATTAacatgtgaaaaaaaaaaaaaacaataaaaaactcAATTCAAACACGCAATGTATCTAAGCATGAATATTGATTTGCGTTGCGGCAAGCATTTGCTGATTTGTATTATTGTCTATAATAAAGTATAAGCagattttgattatattgaacAAGTTGAAGTTTGATACCCACTTGTTTAGAAGTTTCTTCACGGCAACGACTGAACCATCCTGCAATACTCCTCTGAAAACGATGCCGTATCCGCCTTCTCCTATCACATTTTCGCTTGAAAATCCTCTGGTGGCCGTTTCCAGCTCTTTCAAACTATACCACCGGCCCCATCCAATATTCGAGTTGTCTGTCGACGACGATGACTGGCTTGTACTGGAATTATTGCTTCCGGAGCTTCCCTTATGATCATCGGACTCGATATCAGTGACTTTCGCCGAATCCTCTCGCAAAATTGCCTTAGTCTCCTTCTCCTTATCTTCGAGCTCCTTTACTCTACAGATCACAGCGCGATCGCGAGTTTTGGTACCGGAAATCTCTTTGGCAACTAACGGAACTAGCCCTGAGCCGCGCTTCACGCCTAGGCGACGTGGCTCGGACCTCCGATTTCGGCGGAGGAACAGAAATATCAGGACGAAGACAAAGACCAAAATGACGACGGTGGCGAGGATCACGACGTACATTTGGAGCCCTAGAATTGGAGTTTTTGAGGTGAAAAAGCTGGTAGACAACTTGCCAGAGCTGTTGTTGTCGCCGGAATCCGCCATTCTTTCCGGAGGTCCGGCACGTGGAAACGCGAGGGAATGTGAGCCGTTGAAGCTAGTAGGTGAGTTATGGCCTCCGCATTGAATAGGATTGAGCAATGGAGGTTTCGGTTCTACCGGACTGCGAAAAGAGCGGGTGAGCTTTCAGGGAGATACAGTGTGATGCAAGTGTAGTGAGAAAGACATCGACGAGAAAGCTGTATTAAGAGTTCCGCAATGTTAATATAATCCTTTAAAAAAACACCCATATTTTGGGTATTATATCATGACCTAATGAACTCCTCTCTATACTCATAAAAAGAGATATTAATTCACTTTTAAGTTATGAGAATCAATactaaattgtacatttatcAGCATTCAATAAGTTCAActcaaatttttaatgtttgtgACAATAATAAATCTCTACCATATCAAGTACaagtaaaaaaattttaaatttatatcaaacataATCAGTTGATACGCGCAAGGGTTGAGTGAAACTTGAACAAAGTTATGCATGACTTAGTGGGATGCTTGATCAATCTAAAATGTGCGACAACAAATTGACAACAACATCAAATAGACAATTAGGGTACGAACAATTAGTTCGTTGAGAGACAAAGTTAACAATGTAGATGTTGGTTGAAGCTTGAACAAGTTATGCATGACTTAGTCGAATGCTTGATCAATCTAAGATGTGCGACAGATTGACAACAACATCAAATAGACAATAGAGGTACGGACAATTAGTTGAGAGAtaaagttaacaatttatgtgtcaCTTGTACGAATTAAACAATATTGCAAACTGAGGGATCGGAACATGTTCCTATGCATCGAGAGATGGTGAAATACAACTTCTAACTATATAAATCACATGATTATAAGGGGTTGGGAGTGGTTGTACATTGTACCATTTTGATATAACTTATAAGTATCTTATACAATCAAGTATAATACTCATGTTATACTGGAGTCTATCGCTATATTAAGTGTTATGAACATCCATGCTGTCAATATTTAGcgatatatttgattattatatcatgcattatttatattatatatataatgaaaatgaaatattaagatTAAGTTTGATGAGTATTTGTGAGTCAATAAAAGATTCTCTATACCAAACAAGATTGACAAAAATACGTAGCTGCCTACATCGGATTCGTGAAGTATAAGGTGATATATTGTTATGGAGTAGGAGACAAGCATTGGCGATATGGATCGGAATTTGTAACTAACATGTTTACTTACTTTGAGGTGGTTGGTTTGGTAGATCCTAATAAAACACCGACGCACCAGCCTGACAGCGCCATTGTTGCCTTCTCTGCTAAATCTTGGCTCTCACTTGTACATTTAGCCATATATTCAAAAGTGTGCATGAGATTTATGAGTATATATTGAATAAATCATGTCACattcttaataaaattaaaagaatgttAAGaagtgatgggtaaatatgcacaaggACTACTCGTGAGGTCACCCGACCGGTCCGTCAAGAGTTACCTGGTCAATCCGTTAAAGCCACCAATCTGACAGAGTTAAATCACATGTGATCAACTGTATCACTCATATCGATGGGTCTCGTAACTAATGAATATGTTCTCGGGTCACACTTAGAATCACCCCGACGGAGCTCCACCCTGTCGCCGGTTGACCTACAATGCAATACACTCTATGAACAGGAAAGCTTAGTTTACAAGACAAGTAATGGAAGTCAATTTGCACTTGCAGAGTGGAGGCTAACGCAACAACCTGCAGGAATAATGGTTCGCCTTGGAGAGCCCATGATCTTCTAATACGATAATCATGCTTTACCCTATTTAGCAACCTTTTGGagcataataaaaatttatattatggtATATTGATTAtggtatattattatttgatcttcaatcttCATGAAACTTTGTGGATAACTAAGTAATGGTTGTTACTATTTGTCTAGTTCCCACGTTGAAGTCTAACGTTGACCCCCCAACTAATTTGACCTGTTTATATTGTTGATTGTGACTTAAACATTGTGTTAAtctaacattaattaattataacatCATTTTATCATAGAGTATGATAAtaacatgaaaaatattgtaagAAGATATGATTTCCCATCACGCTAAGCAAAACTagttgttatacggtggaccatagtcaacaatgcattgtggaccattcTACAAAATGACGTTGTTTCATTAAGTAGGAGAAACAGTTGTCGTAAATCGTAACGGAGCTCCATaaaggatactacagttcatctaaaaaaaaattgcttcacgtttgtttttatattatgaaatgaaactgtagttatatcaaaatgaaactgtagttgtgttgatagaaaattgcagtgtatataaaatggaactgaataacaatttcatattttttagtgtatattgtccaataaaaCCGTttttatatcgaaatgatattatagttgtgttgaaagaaaattgaataacagtttcacatatttgagtgtataatgtcgaatgaaactgcagttatataaaaaaaggaactacagttgtgttaaaaggtaactgcagtgtatataaactgaaagtcAACGGCGTAAAATGGAGACCGTTTCAGCCTTTTGTTTTCATtgatcaaaacgacatcgttttaatGCATGATCCATAATCTATTATAAACCGCGGTCCACATAAAATCGGATTACAAATTTGGGCCCATGACATGTCATTTTAAAAAATCGGATTTATCCACTTCGTTATTAATATAATAGGAAAATCTAAGATCTCAACCGTACAcgttttgattaaaaaatgatCATTTCTATGAATTCATGGCTGAAGATAAGATTGGATAACCTGTTTCGGTGAAGGAGTATTGCAATTTCAATCATTTTCCTTGAATTCTCAATCTATACCGCAAATGAAGATTGGTGGTGGCGCAACCGGCGTTGCGGCGAAGAAGAGACAACGTATCGGAAGCAGCAACCGTCTGTCCTCCACCGTCGCAGTCATTGATTCCTCCCGTTCCGACGAAAACCTGGACGAATGTTCTCACAAACCGTCTGCTCTTCGGCGCACCGCCTCTCACTCTCATCTCCCGATCTCCTCGCGCGGCGCGTTTAACGATTCGGCCTCCGCTGATACGGTCCTCCGGCTCTACGTTGATTGTCCTTTCGATGACGATGACGCCGAGTCGATCTCAGCCGTCGATTCTCTGGACCAGTCCGATGTCCAGATCTATCTCCATTCCGATGTGCTTCGCCGCTGCGAGTACTTCGAGACTCTTCTGTCTGAGCGGTGGTTGAATGAGTCAAAGGACACTGGAGGGGATTCTGGAAGCGCATCTAAGATGCACCGGTTTAGTCTCGGCGTTCCGGATACGCCTAGATCAATCGACGACCACATCACTGTTCTTCAACTTCTCTATACAGACGACTATTCGGCGACGATAGATAGCGTTTCTACAGCGCTGTCATTGCTTGAGGTAGCTCTGAAGTTGATATTTGAGGAGTGTATTAAGGCCTGCGTACGGTTCCTTGAGGCGGTGCCTTGgactgaagaagaagagaagagagtTTTCAGTTTAATTCCACTTCTACGAGACGAAGAAAGCAAGGACCTCCTTGCTAGGGTTGCACCTATAAAGCATGATTCCTCTGAGGACATGCTTCGGGGGCTAATTCGCGCAGCACTTCATAACCACACAAACATGGCTTTCGTAAAGGCTTTTGTTGCGAAGCTGTTGAGGGACTTCTCTTCAAAGGAGTTGGCTAGGAGGGTGCTCGACCGTGTATTCGAAATGAGCCTGAAGGTTGTGAAGGAGTCGCTGGAGGAGTATTCGAGTCCAGACTTCAGATGTGATCACAACGACCCCGAGGCAATTCAGAGGTTGAATTTGCACACTGCTATGACGAATGGGAGGCATCTGCTGTGGTTGGTTGAGAGGATGATTGAATTGAGGGTGGCTGATACAGCTGTGAAGGAGTGGAGCAATCAGGTTTCATTTACTGCTGATTTACAGAGAGCATTCCGTGATGATGCCTGGAGGAATTATGTTCCTGGACTTCCTGCTGTTGTGCTTCGATGCACTTGCAAGCTTGCCAATGCTGTCTCAACGGGGACTATCCTGGCTGATAGACAggtttccttcttcttcttcttcttcctttttaaAGATGAGATTGTTAGTTAACAAAAATATCAAGGCAATAAGAATGCTCTGAAATATTCCAATTCCGGTACTAAATGCTTTTATAGTAACTTGGACACAGGACTGAAAATTGTGAGGAAGTTTGCTTAATGtttttattgtaaatctgcaacTAATAGGGAGCTTCATATCAATACTTAGcagttttttctttctcaagCTGACTCCATTTCTTCTAGTTGATCTTCCCTGGCACTCATTGGCCGCAATTCTGCACATCAGTGATTCCCTTTTAGCCTTTATTAATGACTTCATAATATCCTTATTATGAGCTGTATTCTTCCTTGGCGGTGGTAGTTGAATGTTTCATTCTGGTAATTCACTAGTTTGCATTATCAGCATTGTTTACATGAACTTCAATCTCAATTAGAACATGAAAGAAACACTATTGGTCTTGGCTTTATGAAGCATATCTCTTGTTGTGCAATGTGCAATGgtgtatatttataatttatgttcTTTGTAAATAACAGGTTAGAATGAAGCTCGTGAAACATTGGCTTCCTGTGCTTATTGCATGCAAAGACAATGTTTCGCCTATGATGCCTAATCACAAAGCACTATATCTGGAGCTGGAAGAAACATTCTTGAGGATTATATCAACACTTCCGCTCTCTGATGCTCAGGAGTTGTTGCAACAGTGTCTTAGCTTCTCAACTCGGAATGTTGAAGACTGTCCTCACTTGATCAGTGCATTCACCACCTGGTTCCGCAGAGCAAACAGATCCCATGAGCAGAAAGACTTGGGAGCCCGTAAACAATTTGGAGACTGGGCAGACTAGTTAACATTTACGTAATCGCGTAGTTAACTCTTTTCCCTACCAAATCTGTACAGAAGTTTTTTAGTTTTCCTTTGGTGTTATGCAGGAAACATGGTACACAGTGTTCTGTTATTGTTACCTTGTGCTATGAAAGTTTCCTGGAACACCACTTGGCACTTGTGACTCTACTTTGTTTTCAGAGTGGACAGAGTGTTATATAATGATCTGATGTAGATAGACTGGCTCTTCGCTATgaacaaattattttatgtagCCCTTCTCCTCCATCCACCATGCGTCAATCTTCCTTCCCTGTTCTCCAATCTGTTCTCCTTGCTGTTGCCAACTAagttatttttgttattgttgtgtGGTTTACTAGAGGGAGTCCTAATCCAATGCTAAACTTATCCCAACTTAGCCCAAGTTATATCTTatgacaaattttactgtgcaccatggtccaaaacAGTGTCGAAAAGAACGACATATGTTCTGCGTAATTAGTTATgcttgtataacatattcaattttattttatatacattgtagttttatttcaacacaactagagtttcattcgatattatacagTCTTATTACATTGAgacttttaatttcattttatacattgtagtcttattacagtactattaaattatacggagtaattctaATTCAATTACGGTTATACACtattcacttttattttatgtatattgtagtttcattacaatgCACAATATGTAAGATATgttatttagtttatttttattcatatgGTAGTGGATGCTCTTACTAGCCATATGCGTATATAGGCATATATATGTGTGGAATAACAACTATGGGTATGAGGTATCAAGAAATATATATCTCTGCTTTGTTGGTGCAACGTGGTTCCATGGTCTAGTGGTCAGGACATTGGACTCTGAATCCAGTAACCCGAGTTCAAATCTCGGTGGAACCTGGGCGTTTTCGTTTCAGCTTTTGACAGCTTCTGCGGGAACTGGACTTCAATTTGTCATACTATTAGCATGTGAGACGGGCAATTGCCAGTTTGATAACTGTTAAGAAGCAATTTATTGAAAATGTAACAGAAGTGTGTTTCAGCCCAAGAATGTAAATTTGCCAATTTGATAACTGTTAAGAAGcaatttattattcaattaCGTGCTGAAGGTGTAACAGAAATGCGTTTCATGGTTTTATAGCCCAAGAATGCAAATTTTACTCAGAGATGACATccttttgattaatgaaaagaaaccgTCTTGTTTCGCACCGTTAACtctgtgtgtaatatatatcagttttattttatatacattgtaaaatcgctttcaacacaactaccatttcttttttatataattacagtttcactGGACACTAtacacttaaatatgtgaaactgttaatcagtttcattttatatatacactaaagttttctttcaacacaactacaatttcattttgatataactacaatttcattttttaataatataaaagcaaatgtgaggcaatatcatttgagataaactgtagtttcatttatgAAACTCCGTTAAGACTTGATGACAACTGTTTTTctacttaaaaaaataatgtcgtttttggaccatggtccacgatataataaCTGATTATTTAATAGTAAGGTCTacacaataatataatgattgTATCGCGATTAGTCCTAGTAATAAATAAGGTCACTATGGGTCCAGCCCaattagaaataattaattGGGCCCAGGATTTGGTAAAAGGGAGACAGAGTAAAGAATAATATCTCTTGTCCGGATATTCTTTTGCCGTTGGCACTCATTTCATCACGCGTGGGGTCCACTCTAAAAATATCTCACAACCCATGTTTAACCTTGGTTAGTTAGACGCAGTATTGCAGTTCGTCCTGTTTGGTTATATACGCTTTTCACCAACTAGTAAAACAAAGAAATCAGTGATAACCAAACGCGACCTAACTCTATCCAACCAGGGTTATAATCACACTCCACTCTCGGTAAGATGGGCCAAGAGGCGCCGCGCGCGTTGGGCACCGGGAAAACCGTAACCCGCCCTAAACCTAGCTTTCTTCCGCCTATTTATTCACAGCTTCTCTTCTCTCATTTCTCATCGTCTTCTCTTGTAGTCTCTAGTTTCTGCTATTATTTTCTCCTTTGAGTCCTGAAAAAATGTCAGAAGTTGAGTACAGATGCTTCGTCGGTGGTTTGGCTTGGGCCACCAATGAAAACTCTCTCCATGAGGCGTTCTCTTCCTTCGGCGAGGTCCTCGAATCGAAGGTCCGTCTGTCTCAGAGCAGTGATCGAATCTCGGTTTGACCCGATTCGGCTTTGTTGACATGATCTCTCTGTTACTACTACTATGTTACTTGAC
It includes:
- the LOC116032046 gene encoding probable receptor-like serine/threonine-protein kinase At4g34500; translation: MADSGDNNSSGKLSTSFFTSKTPILGLQMYVVILATVVILVFVFVLIFLFLRRNRRSEPRRLGVKRGSGLVPLVAKEISGTKTRDRAVICRVKELEDKEKETKAILREDSAKVTDIESDDHKGSSGSNNSSTSQSSSSTDNSNIGWGRWYSLKELETATRGFSSENVIGEGGYGIVFRGVLQDGSVVAVKKLLNKGQAEKEFKVEVEAIGRVRHKNLVGLLGYCAEGTQRLLVYEYINNGNLEQWLHGDVGPVSPLTWDIRMKIAIGTARGLAYLHEGLEPKVVHRDVKSGNILLDRKWNAKVSDFGLAKLLGSEKSYVTTRVMGTFGYVSPDYASTGMLNEGCDVYSFGILLMEIITGRSPVDYSRPPGEMNLVEWFKGMVANRRGEELVDPLIKVHPPPRILKRALLVCLRCIDLDANKRPKMGQIVNMLEADEFPFRAEPRATQETAPLYTRTSNDRDGLAPKDEVGDDEQKPSWRR
- the LOC116032045 gene encoding BTB/POZ domain-containing protein At3g05675-like, which encodes MKIGGGATGVAAKKRQRIGSSNRLSSTVAVIDSSRSDENLDECSHKPSALRRTASHSHLPISSRGAFNDSASADTVLRLYVDCPFDDDDAESISAVDSLDQSDVQIYLHSDVLRRCEYFETLLSERWLNESKDTGGDSGSASKMHRFSLGVPDTPRSIDDHITVLQLLYTDDYSATIDSVSTALSLLEVALKLIFEECIKACVRFLEAVPWTEEEEKRVFSLIPLLRDEESKDLLARVAPIKHDSSEDMLRGLIRAALHNHTNMAFVKAFVAKLLRDFSSKELARRVLDRVFEMSLKVVKESLEEYSSPDFRCDHNDPEAIQRLNLHTAMTNGRHLLWLVERMIELRVADTAVKEWSNQVSFTADLQRAFRDDAWRNYVPGLPAVVLRCTCKLANAVSTGTILADRQVRMKLVKHWLPVLIACKDNVSPMMPNHKALYLELEETFLRIISTLPLSDAQELLQQCLSFSTRNVEDCPHLISAFTTWFRRANRSHEQKDLGARKQFGDWAD